A window from Photobacterium sp. DA100 encodes these proteins:
- a CDS encoding PTS mannitol transporter subunit IICBA — translation MISPDAKIKIQNFGRFLSNMVMPNIGAFIAWGFITALFIPTGWFPNEELAKLVGPMITYLLPLLIGYTGGKLVGGERGAVVGAITTIGVIVGTDIPMFMGAMMVGPLGGWAIKRFDRWVDGKVKSGFEMLVNNFSAGILGMLCAILAFYMIGPFVKVLSSALAGGVNMLVSAGLLPLTSIFVEPAKILFLNNAINHGIFSPLGIQQANEMGQSIFFLIEANPGPGLGILLAYMVFGRGTAKQTAGGASIIHFFGGIHEIYFPYILMNPRLILAVIAGGMAGVFTLTVFDAGIVSPASPGSIFAILLMTPKASFVGVILSVIAATSVSFCVAALLMKTQKVTDEEGDDLAEATSKMKGMKASSKGSPATVLAQSEFNLANVRNIIVACDAGMGSSAMGASLLRKKVQEAGLNISVTNCAINSLPQEVDIVITHKDLTERARKHAANAQHLSLTNFLDSQVYNDLVTSIVAASSPAAANDGEMVKVSPVAANDDSYEEQPMQVFQIQAENIHLGLKANSKEDAIRYAGEQLVKLGYAQDEYVDAMFEREKLVPTYLGESIAVPHGTVEAKDKVMKTGIIICQYQDGVQFTEDEDDVAKLVIGIAAKNDEHIQVITTITNALDDPEAIERLTTTSDVNEVLEILAGEKAA, via the coding sequence ATGATATCACCAGATGCAAAGATCAAGATACAAAATTTTGGTCGTTTCTTATCTAACATGGTGATGCCTAACATTGGCGCATTCATTGCGTGGGGCTTCATCACAGCACTTTTCATTCCAACAGGTTGGTTTCCGAACGAAGAACTAGCTAAGTTGGTCGGTCCTATGATCACTTACTTGCTGCCGCTACTCATTGGTTATACCGGTGGTAAATTGGTCGGTGGTGAACGCGGTGCCGTAGTGGGTGCCATTACAACCATCGGTGTGATTGTCGGTACCGATATCCCGATGTTCATGGGTGCGATGATGGTGGGACCACTGGGCGGCTGGGCAATCAAGCGCTTCGACCGCTGGGTTGACGGCAAAGTGAAGAGCGGTTTCGAGATGTTGGTGAACAACTTCTCTGCCGGTATCCTTGGTATGCTATGTGCCATTCTTGCCTTCTACATGATTGGTCCATTCGTGAAGGTACTGTCATCAGCATTGGCTGGTGGGGTAAACATGCTGGTGAGTGCAGGCCTGCTTCCTCTGACCTCAATTTTTGTCGAGCCAGCGAAGATCCTGTTCCTCAACAATGCCATTAACCACGGTATCTTCTCGCCGCTGGGCATCCAGCAGGCCAATGAAATGGGTCAGTCAATCTTCTTCCTGATCGAAGCAAACCCAGGTCCAGGATTAGGCATTCTTTTGGCATACATGGTGTTCGGTCGCGGTACGGCGAAACAAACGGCGGGCGGTGCATCAATCATCCACTTCTTCGGTGGTATCCACGAGATTTACTTCCCATACATCCTGATGAACCCACGTCTTATCCTGGCGGTTATCGCAGGTGGTATGGCGGGTGTCTTCACCCTGACAGTATTCGATGCAGGTATTGTGTCTCCAGCATCACCGGGCTCTATCTTCGCAATCTTGCTGATGACTCCTAAAGCGTCATTTGTCGGGGTAATCCTTTCAGTTATCGCTGCAACATCCGTGTCTTTCTGTGTTGCTGCACTGCTGATGAAAACGCAGAAAGTGACAGACGAAGAGGGTGACGATCTCGCTGAGGCAACTAGCAAGATGAAAGGCATGAAAGCCTCGTCTAAAGGCTCTCCAGCAACCGTACTTGCCCAATCAGAATTCAATCTAGCCAACGTGCGCAATATTATCGTCGCTTGTGATGCCGGTATGGGCTCCAGTGCGATGGGTGCCAGCCTACTACGTAAAAAAGTTCAGGAAGCTGGCCTTAATATCAGTGTAACCAACTGTGCTATCAATAGCTTGCCGCAAGAGGTGGATATCGTGATTACTCATAAAGATTTGACTGAGCGTGCCCGTAAGCATGCTGCCAATGCCCAGCACCTCTCGCTAACAAACTTCCTTGATAGCCAGGTGTACAACGATCTAGTAACAAGCATTGTTGCTGCCAGCAGCCCAGCAGCTGCTAACGATGGTGAGATGGTAAAAGTCTCTCCGGTGGCAGCCAACGACGACAGCTATGAGGAGCAGCCAATGCAGGTGTTCCAGATCCAAGCTGAGAATATCCACCTTGGCCTCAAGGCGAACAGCAAAGAAGACGCTATTCGTTATGCCGGAGAACAGCTAGTCAAACTGGGCTATGCACAAGACGAATATGTTGATGCCATGTTCGAGCGTGAAAAACTGGTTCCGACGTACCTTGGCGAATCTATCGCGGTACCGCACGGTACGGTGGAAGCCAAAGACAAGGTAATGAAAACCGGCATTATTATCTGCCAATACCAAGACGGTGTGCAGTTTACTGAAGACGAGGACGATGTGGCGAAACTGGTCATCGGTATCGCAGCCAAGAACGATGAACACATTCAGGTAATTACTACCATCACCAATGCACTCGATGATCCAGAGGCGATTGAGCGCTTGACCACGACCAGTGATGTCAACGAAGTGCTAGAAATCCTAGCCGGCGAGAAGGCCGCTTAA
- a CDS encoding GntR family transcriptional regulator, with protein MQIADFIKQEIERGNFKPGSILPSEKQLVEDFNVSRVTVRKAIQILNDEGLTYSEKGKGTFIAQQKLKHSFVNVVGLTEESQIGGQKVSNKVIDFAVIEAPPAVAQKLQIAENSPVYCCSRQRLLDNRVASFETFYIPVSYLPEMTEKDMAGSKFAYLDAKGYSIGQITQKLKPALPEKRIQGYFDIDPLTPILINESLSYLKDGQIFELSTVYFKTSEYDFELVAYNE; from the coding sequence GTGCAAATTGCAGATTTTATTAAACAAGAAATTGAACGCGGTAACTTCAAGCCGGGTTCGATATTGCCTTCAGAAAAGCAACTGGTGGAAGATTTCAACGTCAGCCGCGTAACTGTCCGTAAAGCGATTCAGATACTGAATGATGAGGGGTTGACATACAGCGAAAAAGGTAAAGGAACTTTTATTGCCCAGCAGAAATTGAAGCACAGCTTTGTCAATGTCGTGGGCTTAACTGAAGAGAGCCAAATAGGTGGTCAAAAAGTCAGTAATAAAGTGATTGATTTCGCAGTTATTGAGGCGCCACCTGCGGTTGCTCAGAAGCTACAAATAGCCGAGAACTCACCCGTCTATTGCTGCTCACGTCAAAGACTGTTAGATAATCGCGTTGCTTCATTCGAAACCTTTTATATTCCGGTCAGCTATCTACCAGAGATGACTGAAAAAGATATGGCTGGCTCGAAGTTCGCTTACCTAGATGCCAAAGGTTATAGCATTGGCCAAATCACCCAGAAGCTAAAGCCAGCTTTACCGGAAAAACGTATTCAAGGATATTTCGACATTGACCCTTTGACACCTATCTTGATCAACGAATCGCTTTCATACCTCAAAGACGGCCAGATCTTTGAGCTTTCAACGGTTTATTTCAAAACTAGCGAGTACGACTTTGAGCTTGTTGCTTATAACGAGTAA
- a CDS encoding PTS transporter subunit EIIC produces the protein MANYSKIADQLIQVIGEDNIESIAHCATRLRIIVKNKDLIDDKKISDIDLVKGQFFTSGQYQVIFGTGIVNKVYDQLADKGLAAKTASEVKQEAIQREPAHKRAMRFFSDVFVPLLPAIIATGVGLGLKSVLLNPAILAMMGLTPESVPQPLTAFLAAVTETAFVFLPALVCWSAYRVAGGSPSLGILLGLMLISPAFPNAWEVALNPDVSAILLFDVIAWQGYQGSVLPSLVVGLMGAKIEKRLNKVVPDVLQLILVPILSVSITLFLALSVLGPALQVVEQGIGFVLTGLADIPFGIGGFIYGLFLQAIVVTGMHHIITMFEVMLVSQTGMNPIIALGMPSMAAQGAAALALAYRSRNKKLRAAGIPAGATVYLGITEPAIFGMNLRFGIRPFVVASIVGGFGGMAAALLELAAQGNGISMLPGILFYTYEMHQFVSYAALMIITSVVAFIAVCLWGIPKKMLEDYPADVESKSLRHKPSTKKPVTDSNVETA, from the coding sequence ATGGCAAACTACAGCAAGATTGCTGATCAGCTTATTCAGGTGATCGGCGAAGACAACATCGAGTCGATTGCCCATTGTGCGACACGACTACGGATCATCGTTAAAAATAAAGATCTTATCGATGACAAGAAAATTTCTGATATTGATTTGGTGAAGGGGCAGTTCTTCACATCGGGTCAGTATCAGGTCATTTTCGGCACGGGTATCGTCAATAAAGTCTATGACCAGTTGGCCGACAAAGGTCTTGCAGCAAAAACGGCTAGCGAAGTCAAACAGGAAGCGATTCAGCGAGAGCCGGCACACAAGCGTGCGATGCGTTTTTTCTCCGACGTTTTTGTTCCACTTTTACCTGCCATCATCGCTACCGGTGTTGGTCTTGGTTTGAAGTCAGTGCTGCTTAACCCTGCCATTTTGGCAATGATGGGCTTGACGCCAGAGAGCGTACCTCAGCCTCTGACCGCATTTTTGGCAGCAGTGACTGAAACCGCCTTTGTGTTCTTACCGGCTTTGGTCTGTTGGTCGGCATACCGAGTTGCTGGCGGTTCGCCATCTTTGGGTATCCTGCTGGGCTTGATGTTGATTTCTCCGGCTTTCCCGAATGCTTGGGAAGTAGCTCTAAATCCAGATGTTAGTGCCATCTTGCTATTTGATGTTATTGCGTGGCAGGGATATCAAGGCTCTGTGCTGCCATCGCTGGTTGTTGGTTTGATGGGGGCGAAAATTGAGAAGCGCCTGAACAAGGTAGTTCCGGATGTTTTACAACTGATCCTTGTTCCTATCTTATCAGTGTCTATCACTCTGTTCCTGGCATTGAGTGTACTCGGTCCTGCACTTCAGGTCGTGGAGCAGGGCATTGGTTTTGTATTGACGGGACTTGCTGATATTCCATTTGGCATTGGTGGCTTTATTTACGGCTTGTTCCTGCAAGCGATTGTGGTCACGGGTATGCACCACATCATTACCATGTTTGAAGTCATGCTGGTTAGCCAGACCGGAATGAACCCAATTATTGCGCTCGGTATGCCTTCAATGGCGGCGCAAGGTGCGGCGGCTCTAGCTCTAGCTTATCGTTCACGCAACAAAAAACTCCGTGCGGCGGGTATTCCTGCGGGTGCCACGGTTTATTTGGGTATTACAGAACCGGCTATTTTCGGTATGAACCTTCGCTTCGGTATTCGTCCTTTCGTAGTGGCTTCGATAGTCGGTGGTTTCGGTGGTATGGCTGCGGCACTTCTGGAATTGGCTGCACAGGGTAACGGTATCAGTATGCTGCCGGGCATCTTGTTCTACACCTATGAAATGCACCAATTCGTATCTTATGCAGCGCTGATGATCATTACTTCTGTGGTTGCCTTCATTGCCGTTTGCTTGTGGGGAATTCCGAAGAAAATGCTGGAAGATTACCCTGCGGATGTTGAAAGCAAATCTCTTAGACATAAGCCTTCAACAAAGAAGCCGGTAACAGACAGTAATGTGGAAACAGCGTGA
- a CDS encoding sucrose-6-phosphate hydrolase, giving the protein MIDKSNRFRALGTAKPGELESLRQQMLAQDTDYLPAYHIAPKTGHLNDPNGMVFDGEKYHLFYQWFPFGPFHGMKHWKYLITRDFIHFEEGDVLAPETEFETHGIYSGGAICIDGYIYCFYSGNVMNEDGETFSQNQNVAKYSTDGKLLDRWNIVPEAPAGYTGNFRDPSPFINDEGELMFVVGAQREDETGATLLYKMTSLTQAELVGEVSYGGVSDLSLQAAVYMHECPDISHSNGKDLFILSPMGLKPQAERYNNIFSSQLLIGQYQKGEMHAEQVIELDKGFDFYAPQTFTDSERNIMLAWCGNGSLSTPTELLGWKFMLSMPRELVMVGSKLVQRPLAEFEQLKQPLVTLERPGCYDIDGNLSQSHIIVDDIDDQTFSFTLFEGVEHKLMLTYQDGSLLLDRSQTVETDDMKRFGSGRRVTLSSLQQLEIFIDNSVIEIFINGGEEVMTSRFFIPNRSHNIAFDGAAEVKVSEMSAISLY; this is encoded by the coding sequence ATGATTGATAAGTCGAATCGATTTCGAGCGTTAGGGACAGCCAAACCCGGAGAACTAGAAAGCCTTCGCCAACAAATGCTGGCGCAGGATACGGATTATCTTCCTGCTTACCACATTGCACCTAAAACGGGTCACTTGAATGACCCAAATGGCATGGTCTTTGATGGCGAAAAGTACCACCTGTTTTACCAGTGGTTTCCATTTGGTCCCTTCCATGGCATGAAGCACTGGAAGTATCTGATCACCAGAGACTTTATCCATTTTGAGGAAGGGGATGTACTGGCGCCAGAAACTGAGTTTGAAACGCATGGTATCTATTCTGGCGGCGCAATTTGTATCGATGGCTATATCTACTGCTTCTACAGTGGCAATGTGATGAATGAGGATGGTGAGACATTCTCACAGAACCAGAATGTCGCCAAGTACTCAACCGATGGGAAGCTACTTGATAGATGGAATATTGTGCCTGAAGCCCCTGCTGGGTATACCGGTAACTTCCGCGATCCAAGCCCATTTATCAATGATGAGGGTGAACTGATGTTCGTGGTGGGCGCCCAGCGTGAAGATGAAACCGGTGCGACACTACTGTATAAGATGACATCGCTGACTCAAGCTGAACTGGTGGGTGAAGTCAGTTATGGCGGAGTGTCGGATCTTTCACTGCAAGCCGCTGTATACATGCATGAGTGCCCGGATATCAGCCATTCCAACGGCAAAGATTTGTTTATCCTCTCACCAATGGGCTTGAAGCCGCAGGCAGAGCGTTACAACAATATCTTCAGTTCTCAGTTGTTGATTGGCCAGTACCAGAAAGGTGAAATGCATGCCGAGCAGGTGATTGAACTCGATAAAGGATTCGATTTCTATGCGCCTCAGACTTTCACTGATAGCGAGCGAAATATTATGCTCGCTTGGTGCGGTAATGGCTCATTGAGCACTCCGACGGAGCTACTGGGTTGGAAGTTCATGCTTTCCATGCCGCGTGAGTTGGTAATGGTCGGAAGCAAATTGGTACAGCGCCCATTGGCGGAGTTTGAACAACTCAAACAGCCTTTGGTGACATTGGAGCGGCCAGGTTGCTATGACATTGACGGTAATCTCAGTCAATCTCACATTATTGTCGATGATATCGATGACCAGACATTTAGCTTTACCCTTTTTGAAGGCGTTGAACACAAACTCATGCTGACTTATCAAGACGGAAGCTTGTTGCTTGACCGCAGCCAGACAGTCGAAACCGATGATATGAAGCGTTTTGGTTCTGGGCGGAGAGTGACGTTGAGCAGTTTGCAGCAGCTAGAAATCTTCATCGATAACTCAGTGATTGAGATTTTCATCAATGGTGGGGAAGAAGTGATGACATCACGGTTCTTTATCCCGAACCGGAGCCATAACATAGCCTTCGACGGTGCAGCTGAAGTAAAAGTATCTGAAATGTCTGCTATTTCTCTATACTAA
- a CDS encoding OmcA/MtrC family decaheme c-type cytochrome: MKILKAMWVVLLCGLLAACNTDKKDQNTPPPIQGDFTVNVSTPKLKTLETGETKLVVDFTVNDGFGQPYQFDLNKDFRIAVMKAMPQRSGGERDGNSYWKSFHHSSSSNSKAGMERVTDGVLEQKDGGYSYTFAIPDILKVVDPHIPDSADNEGFIAWDADKLHRIVMAYGEQGYGFTHVHEWVPDPSAAVETVSRNIIEYENCESCHMGEPLYHSSGYRAIDNNFAVCAACHNDSNPGAAPSRRPLSAIVHQKHGNIFQVGSDKEPVVDEEGNPVVVGSPFPQDARNCTTCHNDVSEKTPDANNWFEHPSQQTCETCHLYRDSSAEGSQAGSSAHPGRLGTDWNRPTCTGCHKPYEDDGSDAARSARSVHLGRLDNLVMARDLVDVTIEEASFSASTYHVRARVMLDGRGIEAMSELTPFIKTGKAYLLINWDNGQGAEIGYSSPLNFVAANTINLASDACTAEGNGWFSCSKTFGEDDKQPEAGSILTVSVAEMPLCADRRSGELKECASFTDFENINNRGLIAANTTTASFDQSGFSDNHQFVFGAEKELCSTCHEGFTIHLESHAATELYQCASCHNAERVSWYDGIPGDLKYHVHSFHAFGSKREGGSDFPGALNNCESCHTAEQYNLPNQQNARPSAINVGGEAKYFSPALVTCGSCHLESALGKVNTSSPAAGDQAISHMLRNGAVFAADTAEEATGTEQCASCHAVGQEAGVDRVHNIYDYR; this comes from the coding sequence ATGAAGATACTAAAAGCAATGTGGGTTGTATTGCTATGTGGCTTGCTTGCAGCATGTAATACAGACAAAAAAGATCAAAATACGCCGCCACCGATACAAGGTGACTTCACGGTCAATGTCAGCACACCGAAGCTGAAGACTCTAGAAACCGGTGAGACGAAACTGGTGGTCGACTTTACCGTCAATGACGGGTTTGGCCAGCCGTACCAGTTCGATTTGAATAAAGACTTCAGAATTGCGGTAATGAAGGCGATGCCTCAGCGCAGTGGTGGTGAGCGCGATGGCAACAGTTACTGGAAGAGCTTCCACCACTCTAGTAGCTCCAACAGTAAAGCCGGTATGGAGCGGGTTACTGATGGGGTGCTGGAACAAAAGGATGGGGGGTATTCTTACACCTTTGCTATTCCGGATATCCTCAAAGTGGTTGATCCGCATATCCCGGACTCTGCTGATAACGAAGGCTTTATTGCCTGGGATGCCGACAAGCTGCACCGCATCGTGATGGCCTACGGCGAGCAGGGCTATGGCTTTACCCATGTCCATGAGTGGGTACCTGACCCATCCGCGGCAGTGGAAACGGTGTCGAGAAACATTATCGAATATGAAAACTGTGAAAGCTGCCACATGGGTGAACCTCTTTATCACTCGTCAGGCTATCGTGCGATTGATAACAATTTCGCGGTTTGTGCTGCTTGTCACAACGACAGTAACCCGGGTGCCGCGCCTAGCCGTCGCCCATTGTCGGCGATTGTGCACCAGAAACACGGTAACATCTTCCAGGTTGGTAGCGATAAAGAGCCGGTCGTAGACGAAGAAGGCAACCCTGTTGTCGTTGGCAGCCCGTTCCCACAGGATGCGCGCAACTGTACCACCTGCCACAACGACGTGTCGGAGAAAACACCGGATGCCAACAACTGGTTCGAGCATCCGAGCCAGCAGACTTGTGAAACCTGTCACCTGTACCGTGATTCTTCTGCTGAAGGCAGCCAAGCCGGTAGTTCTGCCCACCCAGGTCGTCTTGGTACGGACTGGAATAGGCCTACCTGTACCGGGTGTCACAAGCCGTATGAAGACGATGGTTCCGATGCCGCGCGCAGTGCACGCAGTGTCCACCTGGGACGCCTTGACAACCTGGTGATGGCGCGCGACTTGGTCGATGTTACTATCGAAGAAGCCAGCTTCTCTGCTTCGACCTACCATGTACGTGCTCGCGTCATGCTAGATGGTCGCGGTATCGAAGCGATGTCGGAACTGACTCCATTTATCAAGACTGGTAAGGCTTACTTGCTGATCAACTGGGATAATGGTCAGGGTGCAGAAATCGGTTATTCGTCACCGCTGAACTTTGTTGCGGCAAATACCATTAACCTCGCCAGCGATGCGTGTACCGCGGAAGGCAATGGGTGGTTTAGCTGTAGCAAAACTTTCGGTGAAGACGACAAGCAGCCTGAAGCCGGTTCTATCTTGACCGTATCGGTTGCAGAGATGCCGCTGTGTGCCGATCGCCGTAGTGGTGAGCTGAAAGAATGTGCTTCGTTTACTGATTTTGAAAACATCAATAACCGCGGCCTGATTGCAGCCAATACCACGACAGCATCGTTTGACCAGAGTGGTTTTAGCGACAATCACCAGTTTGTCTTTGGCGCTGAAAAGGAACTGTGTTCGACCTGTCACGAAGGCTTCACCATCCACTTGGAAAGCCATGCTGCGACGGAGCTGTACCAATGTGCAAGCTGTCACAATGCGGAGCGTGTCTCTTGGTACGATGGGATCCCTGGCGATCTGAAATACCATGTTCACTCGTTCCATGCCTTTGGTTCGAAACGCGAAGGCGGTTCTGACTTCCCTGGCGCCCTGAACAACTGTGAGTCGTGTCACACCGCTGAGCAGTATAACCTGCCAAATCAACAGAACGCCCGTCCATCGGCGATCAATGTTGGTGGCGAAGCGAAGTACTTCAGCCCGGCCTTGGTGACTTGTGGTAGCTGTCACTTGGAGTCTGCATTGGGCAAGGTAAACACCAGCAGCCCTGCTGCCGGTGATCAAGCTATCAGCCACATGCTGCGTAATGGCGCGGTGTTTGCGGCAGATACCGCCGAAGAAGCTACCGGTACTGAGCAGTGTGCATCGTGTCACGCGGTTGGTCAGGAAGCCGGCGTTGATCGTGTCCATAACATCTACGACTACCGTTAA
- a CDS encoding DmsE family decaheme c-type cytochrome: MNTTIQRWLVAVMLALVGMVASVHAADVDPREEIEAVLDQKFSDGKYSRQGADGCMRCHDDQSEKPATGIFDNIHGMAANKHGPMSDKQCEACHGPADNHPRNPRRGQMREPMITFGPNSPVSPEKQNSVCLSCHTDSSRSAWHSSEHAFEDLSCSSCHKVHQKDDPMMTPKLQVETCTSCHSKTKSDLHKRTSHPILNGDMQCSSCHDPHQTVNEYSLNFSSINETCYDCHAEKRGPFLWEHEPVTEDCTLCHNPHGSINSGMLDKRLPQLCQDCHKVPHANVDIPENDLRVRGGSCMNCHNQVHGSNHPRGSALRY; the protein is encoded by the coding sequence ATGAATACAACAATTCAGCGGTGGCTCGTAGCGGTGATGCTTGCGTTGGTGGGCATGGTTGCGTCGGTGCATGCCGCAGATGTTGATCCTCGTGAAGAGATCGAGGCGGTGTTGGATCAGAAGTTCAGTGATGGCAAATATTCCCGCCAGGGGGCTGATGGCTGTATGCGTTGTCATGACGATCAGTCTGAAAAACCTGCGACTGGAATTTTTGACAACATTCACGGAATGGCGGCCAACAAGCATGGGCCGATGAGCGACAAGCAATGTGAAGCTTGTCATGGTCCGGCTGACAACCACCCTCGAAACCCTCGCCGGGGTCAGATGCGCGAGCCGATGATCACATTCGGCCCGAATTCACCAGTGTCACCGGAGAAGCAGAACAGCGTGTGTCTGTCGTGTCATACCGATTCAAGCCGATCGGCCTGGCACAGCAGCGAGCACGCGTTTGAAGATCTGTCTTGTTCGAGCTGTCATAAGGTTCACCAGAAGGATGATCCTATGATGACGCCGAAGCTACAGGTTGAAACCTGTACCTCGTGTCACTCGAAAACAAAATCGGATCTCCACAAACGCACCAGCCACCCGATCCTAAACGGTGATATGCAGTGTTCGAGCTGTCACGATCCGCACCAGACGGTGAATGAGTACAGCCTGAACTTCTCGTCGATCAACGAAACCTGCTATGACTGCCATGCCGAAAAGCGTGGTCCGTTCTTGTGGGAGCATGAGCCGGTGACGGAAGACTGTACCTTGTGTCACAACCCGCATGGTTCGATCAACAGCGGAATGCTGGACAAGCGCCTTCCTCAGTTGTGTCAGGATTGTCACAAGGTGCCTCACGCCAATGTTGATATCCCAGAGAATGATCTGCGAGTGCGGGGCGGAAGCTGTATGAACTGTCATAACCAGGTCCACGGCTCCAACCACCCTCGTGGAAGCGCATTGAGATACTAA
- a CDS encoding MtrB/PioB family decaheme-associated outer membrane protein → MKLSPLWLSITAALAFPALAQGDYALQNAGEADTSRWRCSDCSSDGEWTGTVGFGAGYSDNGGSTRFNNWVPANTGEGMVGSFNADLERHDDDGFYQKVKVEDLGFDRFLLKGEIGHYDGLRVRGSYSETPYYWNNSSLSAYSGSSNVQTSGDLKAFDKSVTRKKLDLGVKYTPHTPWRPYADMTFEKKEGTKSFYTSTVPGVGSVPGYMQKPIEHETLNASAGLSYLEERWMVDFAYRTSIFRNDYTALYYGPSSDPYVNQFSLEPDNEFHQLALSGNYRWDRQSLNSRIMWSQATSDGGLDAFPDAHNRKSNFKGHVNTWQVDANYLNRLTRKTSLKVTADYRDRDDRSDLDALVGVTRTEYDRTQSRLGTAVDHRFSRSLRMSAGYDYRYDKREYADRERTEDHTVYLSARYRPDADWSAGAKLSYQTRDGSDWHNSSSTDVNLRQYYLADRDRIELRGDANYDVSENVQLTAEAWYADEQYPTPDVGMSEGQDYGYDLGINVYLENDTTGYAYYNQQSIRSEQQHANSNEPDWGRYSTSIEDDITTVGIGLSRDNLFSKKLDIALDYSYHYGRGRTDTTGSGYRYPNNSSKGHRVELKGDYRLNENQTIRVDMRYENFSEDDYLFNGETANMGDVNQKYDGYFGFVTWEYRY, encoded by the coding sequence ATGAAATTATCTCCATTATGGTTATCAATAACTGCAGCATTGGCTTTCCCTGCGCTGGCGCAGGGAGACTATGCTCTGCAGAATGCCGGCGAGGCTGATACCAGCCGTTGGCGTTGCAGTGATTGCAGTAGTGATGGCGAGTGGACTGGAACCGTCGGCTTTGGCGCTGGTTATAGCGACAATGGCGGTTCAACCCGGTTTAACAACTGGGTGCCGGCAAATACCGGTGAAGGCATGGTCGGCAGTTTCAATGCTGATCTTGAGCGGCATGATGATGATGGCTTCTACCAGAAGGTAAAGGTTGAGGACTTGGGCTTTGACCGCTTTCTCTTGAAGGGCGAGATCGGCCATTACGACGGGCTAAGGGTACGGGGTAGTTACAGTGAAACGCCGTACTACTGGAACAACTCAAGCCTGAGTGCCTACAGCGGTAGCAGCAATGTTCAGACATCGGGTGACTTGAAAGCATTCGATAAGTCAGTGACGCGCAAGAAACTCGATTTGGGTGTGAAATATACACCGCATACGCCTTGGCGCCCCTATGCCGATATGACCTTTGAGAAGAAAGAAGGGACGAAATCCTTCTATACCTCTACGGTCCCAGGTGTGGGTAGTGTGCCGGGTTATATGCAAAAGCCGATTGAGCATGAGACGTTGAATGCAAGTGCTGGACTGAGCTATTTGGAAGAGCGCTGGATGGTGGATTTCGCCTACCGTACCTCGATCTTCAGGAATGACTATACGGCACTGTATTACGGGCCGAGTAGCGATCCCTACGTGAACCAGTTCTCGCTGGAGCCGGATAATGAGTTTCATCAGCTGGCATTGTCAGGCAACTACCGCTGGGACAGGCAGAGCCTTAACAGCCGTATCATGTGGTCTCAGGCCACCTCTGATGGTGGTCTGGATGCCTTCCCGGATGCTCATAACAGGAAGAGCAACTTCAAGGGTCATGTGAATACGTGGCAGGTGGATGCTAACTACCTCAACCGGTTGACCCGCAAAACCAGCCTGAAAGTGACGGCAGATTATCGTGATCGCGATGATCGCTCTGATCTTGATGCGTTGGTGGGGGTGACCCGGACCGAGTATGACCGTACCCAAAGCCGCCTGGGCACTGCTGTTGATCATCGCTTCAGCCGCTCGTTGCGCATGAGTGCTGGTTACGACTACCGGTATGATAAGCGCGAATATGCCGATCGTGAGAGAACCGAAGACCATACGGTGTACCTGAGCGCTCGCTATCGCCCTGACGCCGACTGGAGTGCCGGTGCTAAGCTGTCCTACCAGACACGGGACGGCTCTGATTGGCACAACTCGAGCAGTACAGATGTGAATCTGCGCCAATACTATCTGGCGGATCGCGATCGCATCGAACTTCGCGGTGATGCCAATTATGACGTTAGCGAAAACGTTCAGCTAACAGCTGAGGCCTGGTATGCCGACGAGCAATACCCGACCCCGGATGTTGGTATGAGTGAGGGGCAGGACTACGGGTATGATTTGGGTATCAATGTCTATCTAGAAAACGATACCACGGGCTATGCCTATTATAACCAGCAGTCTATTCGTTCCGAGCAGCAGCACGCCAATAGTAATGAGCCTGACTGGGGTCGATACTCGACCTCGATTGAGGATGACATTACAACGGTCGGTATTGGTTTGAGTCGTGATAACCTGTTCTCCAAGAAGTTGGATATCGCGCTGGACTACAGTTACCACTACGGTCGGGGACGAACGGATACCACAGGTTCTGGTTACCGTTACCCGAACAACAGTTCTAAAGGACACCGTGTTGAGCTGAAAGGCGACTATCGTCTAAATGAGAACCAGACTATTCGCGTTGATATGCGATACGAGAACTTCTCTGAGGACGACTACCTGTTTAATGGCGAAACGGCCAATATGGGGGATGTCAATCAGAAATACGACGGCTACTTTGGTTTTGTGACCTGGGAATACCGATACTGA